The Vigna unguiculata cultivar IT97K-499-35 chromosome 6, ASM411807v1, whole genome shotgun sequence genome contains a region encoding:
- the LOC114187817 gene encoding uncharacterized protein LOC114187817, translating to MATKGTGSAISFSGSPCITFEKLNGPSITPFGPLEKYSHLIYLFFSKFLIWLKTFSLFLLQCLFLSLSAASRAKGGGRRSSCGSFDFIVLHEIRRLEGGTNKDDVKPKFRTLEEIMVDYRKIRVVLSCFI from the exons ATGGCCACTAAAGGTACTGGGAGTGCTATTTCATTCTCCGGAAGCCCCTGCATTACTTTCGAGAAACTAAATGGCCCCAGCATTACTCCCTTTGGCCCTCTTG AAAAGTATTCTcaccttatttatttatttttttcaaaatttttaatttggctAAAAacgttttctctctttcttttgcaatgtctctttctctctctcagtGCCGCCTCTCGCGCTAAAG GAGGTGGAAGACGAAGTAGTTGTGGCTCTTTCGATTTCATCGTTCTCCATGAAATCAG GAGACTTGAAGGTGGCACCAATAAGGATGATGTTAAGCCAAAATTTAGAACACTGGAAGAAATTATGGTTGATTATAGAAAAATTAGGGTAGTACTAAGTTGTTTTATTTGA